In one Neobacillus sp. CF12 genomic region, the following are encoded:
- a CDS encoding NADPH:quinone oxidoreductase family protein yields the protein MKSWIVNKLGDPREVLELKELTVPSIEEGKLLIQVEATSLNFFDILLCQGKYQEKPPTPFTPGAEIAGIVREVGEGSRFKVGQRVVATPALPTGGLSEWVSVPEESVYAISDSLSPSEAASMFITYQTSYYALYHRANIQKGEVLLVHAGAGGVGSAAIQLGKARGAKIIATAGGPEKVQLCRELGADISIDYLTEDFVDIVKKETDGRGADVIYDPVGGDVFDRSRKCIAFDGRLLVIGFAGGRIPDAPVNHALIKNYSIVGVHWGLFRRLHPEKAVEIHEDLMSLYEQGLIKPLIFREFDFKDVPSALDVLADRQTYGKLVALP from the coding sequence ATGAAGAGCTGGATTGTTAATAAATTAGGTGACCCCAGAGAGGTATTAGAGTTAAAAGAGTTAACTGTACCTTCCATTGAAGAGGGGAAACTATTAATTCAAGTGGAGGCCACCTCCCTGAATTTTTTCGACATTCTACTATGTCAAGGTAAATATCAAGAAAAGCCGCCGACTCCTTTTACTCCAGGTGCTGAGATTGCAGGAATTGTCCGTGAAGTGGGAGAAGGAAGTCGGTTCAAGGTAGGGCAGCGTGTAGTTGCAACACCTGCTTTACCTACTGGCGGACTATCTGAATGGGTCAGTGTTCCAGAAGAATCTGTCTACGCTATCTCAGATTCTTTATCTCCAAGTGAAGCAGCATCCATGTTTATTACCTATCAAACCTCTTACTATGCCTTATATCACCGTGCCAACATTCAAAAAGGAGAAGTTCTACTGGTCCATGCAGGAGCTGGCGGCGTTGGATCGGCAGCCATTCAGCTTGGTAAGGCAAGAGGAGCAAAAATTATCGCAACCGCCGGTGGTCCTGAAAAGGTTCAACTATGTAGAGAACTTGGAGCAGATATTTCCATCGATTATCTGACTGAAGATTTTGTTGACATCGTGAAAAAGGAAACAGATGGACGTGGGGCAGATGTCATTTATGATCCCGTTGGAGGCGATGTGTTTGATCGTTCGAGAAAATGTATCGCGTTTGACGGACGCCTTTTAGTCATTGGGTTTGCTGGGGGGCGGATTCCAGATGCTCCAGTGAATCATGCCTTGATCAAAAACTATTCCATTGTCGGAGTTCATTGGGGTCTGTTCCGCAGATTACATCCAGAAAAGGCAGTTGAAATCCACGAAGATTTAATGAGTCTCTATGAGCAAGGGTTGATTAAGCCTTTAATTTTCCGCGAATTTGATTTTAAGGATGTTCCTTCGGCATTAGATGTACTGGCTGATCGTCAAACCTATGGAAAATTAGTAGCTTTGCCATAA
- a CDS encoding thiolase family protein, whose product MSNRDAVIVSAVRTSIGRQGGALASLNAHEFGAVVMKEALRRARVKANQIDDVVFGNVLSGGGNIARLTALQTGLSLEIPGLTIDRQCGSGINAVNLAAQAIKSGAGDIYVAGGTESMSRAPYLMDRPTKAYSSVPPRFRSAQLSPKEIGDPPMGITAENLVKKYNISREEQDVYAFRSQQRMAAAMDQDFYKEQIVPIEIPVRKGEPITFSIDEHPRPNTTLEGLAKLAPAFLEGGTVTAGSSSGLNDAASALVVMSREKASELGLKPLAVIRDYAVSGVDPNIMGIGPVPAVRKLLKRTGLTINDIDLVELNEAFASQVIACNRELEINEEKLNVNGGAIAHGHPLGATGAILLTKAIYELQRTNKHTAIITACIGGGQGIATLIEREG is encoded by the coding sequence ATGTCCAATAGAGATGCAGTGATTGTTTCAGCAGTAAGGACTTCAATAGGCAGGCAGGGTGGTGCATTAGCCAGCCTGAATGCCCACGAATTTGGCGCAGTAGTTATGAAGGAAGCGTTAAGAAGAGCGCGCGTAAAAGCGAATCAAATTGACGATGTTGTTTTTGGAAATGTGTTAAGTGGCGGCGGAAATATTGCTAGATTAACAGCTTTACAGACAGGATTATCTCTTGAAATCCCTGGATTAACCATTGATCGTCAGTGCGGTTCAGGCATTAATGCAGTGAACTTAGCTGCCCAAGCCATCAAATCGGGTGCAGGAGACATTTACGTCGCTGGCGGAACCGAAAGTATGAGCCGCGCTCCCTATTTAATGGATCGTCCAACAAAAGCTTATAGCTCAGTACCTCCAAGATTTCGGTCAGCACAACTTTCACCAAAGGAAATTGGGGATCCGCCAATGGGAATTACGGCTGAAAACCTGGTTAAGAAGTATAACATTTCTCGAGAAGAACAGGATGTGTATGCATTTAGAAGTCAACAAAGAATGGCAGCAGCCATGGATCAGGATTTCTATAAAGAACAAATTGTACCAATTGAGATTCCAGTGAGAAAAGGGGAGCCAATCACATTTTCAATCGATGAGCATCCACGTCCGAATACGACTCTTGAAGGTTTAGCAAAACTAGCACCAGCTTTTTTAGAAGGTGGTACAGTTACAGCTGGAAGTAGTTCCGGGCTTAATGATGCAGCGAGCGCATTAGTTGTAATGTCTCGCGAAAAAGCATCTGAATTAGGATTAAAGCCCCTGGCTGTCATTCGTGATTATGCCGTAAGTGGTGTGGATCCAAACATTATGGGAATTGGTCCAGTACCAGCAGTGAGAAAGTTACTAAAGCGGACAGGTTTAACGATAAATGATATTGATTTAGTGGAACTGAACGAAGCGTTTGCTTCGCAGGTTATTGCCTGCAATCGAGAGCTAGAAATTAACGAAGAAAAACTAAATGTTAATGGCGGTGCCATTGCACACGGACACCCACTTGGGGCAACCGGTGCTATTTTACTAACGAAAGCAATCTATGAATTACAAAGAACGAATAAACATACTGCAATTATTACGGCCTGTATTGGCGGCGGCCAAGGTATTGCTACACTGATTGAACGAGAAGGATAA
- a CDS encoding AMP-binding protein: MKELLQKSWPDKVSKTLTYRLGLRPLHEYVKQNANHTPNHLAYSFYGKELLWKDVDESVDKFAQFLADQGVKKGDCIALFMQNCPQYIIAHYGIQRLGGIVVPLNPMYKESELEYLINEVKIKAIVAGQELYPRIEVIRSKTKSIEFVITTNYSDYLPDEPTLLLPQELTLEKQQLKGSYDFIEILREHEPYSKHVEIDLWNDIGLMVFTSGTTGRPKAAMLPYGSALFKTAATIHGNQYESSERFLTVAPLCHIAGMVMGVNIPVYSGCECILLTRFDPMTTIDAIEKYRISAWYSIAPMNVAILNTPGVEKRNLTSLKANASTSFGVPVTEQLAYEWKNVTRGCIMHEASYGLSETHTCDTFMPKDQIKWGSCGIPTFDTNLKIINTETGKLAGPGEKGEIVIKNPGVFKGYLNRPEATAETLRDGWVYTGDIGSVDEDGYLFFHGRIKEMIKSSGYSVFPEDVEAMLNEHPGILQSAVIGVPDEKRGESVKAFIVLKPDYVGKISEQEIIVWAKEKMAAYKTPKYVEFLLNLPATSSGKVLRRLLKEPERKEV; the protein is encoded by the coding sequence ATGAAAGAACTATTGCAAAAAAGCTGGCCTGATAAAGTATCGAAAACATTAACTTATCGACTTGGGTTAAGACCGCTGCATGAGTATGTAAAACAAAATGCAAACCATACACCAAATCATCTAGCCTATTCTTTCTATGGAAAGGAATTATTATGGAAAGATGTTGACGAATCCGTTGATAAATTTGCTCAATTCCTAGCTGATCAAGGTGTAAAAAAAGGGGATTGTATTGCATTATTTATGCAGAATTGCCCTCAGTATATCATTGCTCACTACGGGATTCAGCGGCTTGGCGGTATTGTCGTCCCTTTAAACCCAATGTACAAAGAATCTGAATTGGAATATTTGATAAATGAGGTAAAGATAAAGGCAATTGTTGCGGGTCAAGAACTGTATCCTCGTATTGAAGTCATTCGCTCAAAAACTAAGTCCATCGAATTTGTCATTACTACTAATTATTCTGATTATCTGCCAGACGAACCAACATTGTTATTACCCCAAGAATTAACACTTGAAAAGCAACAACTTAAAGGCTCATATGATTTCATTGAAATCTTAAGAGAACATGAACCCTATTCCAAGCATGTTGAAATAGACCTCTGGAATGACATCGGGTTAATGGTTTTTACATCAGGAACTACTGGAAGACCGAAAGCTGCAATGTTGCCTTATGGCAGTGCACTTTTTAAAACAGCAGCCACCATTCATGGTAATCAATATGAATCTAGTGAACGATTTCTAACGGTTGCCCCATTATGCCATATCGCAGGGATGGTTATGGGAGTGAATATCCCTGTTTATTCTGGGTGTGAATGCATATTATTAACACGGTTTGACCCAATGACAACCATTGATGCCATTGAAAAATATAGGATTAGTGCTTGGTATAGTATCGCACCAATGAATGTTGCTATATTGAATACACCGGGAGTTGAAAAACGGAATTTAACTTCTCTAAAAGCGAATGCATCTACTAGTTTTGGAGTGCCTGTTACGGAACAATTAGCGTATGAGTGGAAGAATGTTACGCGAGGCTGCATTATGCACGAAGCCTCTTATGGATTAAGTGAAACGCATACATGTGATACCTTTATGCCGAAAGACCAAATTAAATGGGGAAGCTGTGGAATTCCTACTTTTGATACTAACCTCAAAATAATCAATACAGAAACTGGTAAACTGGCTGGGCCTGGTGAAAAGGGGGAAATCGTCATCAAGAATCCGGGGGTCTTTAAAGGATATTTAAATAGACCTGAGGCAACTGCTGAAACACTAAGAGATGGCTGGGTCTATACGGGTGATATTGGAAGTGTTGATGAGGATGGATATTTATTTTTCCATGGGCGTATTAAAGAAATGATAAAAAGTTCGGGCTATAGTGTTTTCCCTGAGGATGTAGAAGCCATGCTAAATGAACATCCTGGAATTCTCCAAAGTGCAGTAATTGGTGTACCGGATGAAAAAAGAGGGGAAAGTGTAAAAGCCTTTATTGTATTAAAGCCAGATTATGTTGGAAAGATTTCAGAGCAAGAAATCATTGTGTGGGCTAAAGAGAAAATGGCCGCCTATAAAACTCCAAAATATGTAGAATTTTTACTTAATCTGCCTGCAACAAGTTCAGGTAAAGTGTTACGAAGACTACTAAAAGAACCAGAAAGAAAGGAAGTTTGA
- a CDS encoding phosphotransferase family protein produces the protein MNVSFRDTIAVRKGEELNEEILQKFIRENIVEAQIGDLEIEQFGAGHSNLTYLLRIGEWEAVLRRPPHGPVAKKAHDMKREYTILSNLHPFFPTAPRPYIFSNDHSIVGSPFFIMERRKGILLDKEFPLHVHYNKELGRKISEHMVDKLVELHRVDFTKTELLNISQPNGFMERQVAGWIKRFEHAKTEEILGVDELTSWLHTNIPVSPKPTIIHYDYKLNNAMFSEDFSQMAGLFDWEMTTIGDPLADVGVALSYWVEDGDSEELKNGVGKSITVKEGFFTREEFLEDYAVKSGRDISNIHFYLTFSYFKLAVIAQQIYFRYYNGQTNDERFSTMNQSVANLIQYALYYSKGVSPW, from the coding sequence ATGAATGTATCCTTTCGTGATACGATTGCGGTTCGAAAAGGCGAGGAACTCAATGAGGAGATTCTTCAGAAATTTATTCGTGAAAATATAGTGGAAGCGCAAATCGGAGATTTGGAGATTGAGCAATTTGGTGCAGGTCACTCCAATCTCACCTATTTATTAAGGATTGGGGAATGGGAGGCAGTGCTGCGCCGGCCGCCGCATGGCCCTGTTGCTAAGAAAGCCCATGATATGAAAAGGGAATATACCATTTTATCTAATTTACACCCATTTTTTCCGACTGCACCTAGACCGTATATCTTTTCTAATGATCATTCAATCGTAGGCAGCCCTTTTTTTATCATGGAAAGAAGGAAAGGTATATTATTAGATAAAGAGTTTCCTTTACATGTTCATTATAATAAGGAATTAGGCAGAAAAATTTCTGAACATATGGTAGATAAATTAGTAGAACTACATCGGGTTGATTTCACGAAAACAGAATTATTGAATATTTCTCAGCCGAATGGTTTTATGGAGCGTCAAGTTGCTGGCTGGATTAAACGGTTTGAACATGCTAAAACCGAAGAGATTTTAGGTGTTGATGAGTTAACTTCTTGGCTACATACGAATATACCGGTCTCACCAAAACCGACCATCATTCATTATGACTATAAATTGAACAATGCAATGTTTTCCGAGGATTTCAGTCAGATGGCTGGGCTGTTTGATTGGGAAATGACGACAATCGGTGACCCCCTTGCAGATGTTGGAGTAGCCTTAAGTTATTGGGTGGAAGATGGAGATTCTGAAGAATTAAAAAACGGCGTAGGTAAATCAATAACCGTAAAAGAAGGCTTCTTCACTCGCGAGGAATTTTTAGAAGATTATGCGGTAAAAAGCGGACGCGATATTTCAAACATACATTTTTATCTTACATTCTCGTATTTTAAACTGGCCGTCATTGCCCAACAAATTTATTTCCGTTATTACAATGGGCAGACAAATGATGAAAGATTTTCTACGATGAATCAATCAGTAGCAAATTTAATTCAGTATGCCTTGTATTACTCAAAGGGAGTATCACCTTGGTGA
- a CDS encoding carboxyl transferase domain-containing protein, giving the protein MTDQVKDIVKASVDDLINRKKRALLNGGIEKIQRQHEAGFYTARERIDLLVDSDSFMEFGMLNHSDIPGLENKSAGDGLIVGIAKVDGRPIVVQAGDKTVFAGTEGGVHMRKAKTIHEYALKRGLPMFYLHEGGGLRMPDGMGSDGISDKLFPKEMLTHSRQVPSITSILGDSFGGPTWMAVSSDFVTQLKGTCMAVAGPRMIEMATGQQVSTEELGGWKVHGYQTGQADAFGNTEEECITQMKEFFSYMPLNATKESPYKETNDDPYRKVDRVLDILPNKTNRAYDMKKMISEIVDDRHFFEYKELYGPALLTVFARMNGRTVGIIANQPMKYAGASGVQECEKATDFICLCDSFNIPLIFLHDTPGFRISNEAEKQKIPTKIMVWNQALAHSTVPKISVIIRKSVGAAYGNMCGPTMGADFVVAWPTAEINFTGPEVGINVVYGRQLQGMENAKEVRQELLEKWTFDSSPYKAAAKHLIDDVIDPRDTRKFLCKTLEYAVVKNGSMSERRLANWPTGI; this is encoded by the coding sequence GTGACCGATCAAGTAAAGGATATCGTAAAAGCATCAGTAGACGATTTAATTAATAGGAAAAAGCGTGCCTTGCTAAATGGCGGTATAGAGAAAATTCAGCGACAACATGAAGCAGGCTTTTATACAGCGAGGGAAAGGATTGACCTACTGGTTGATTCTGATTCTTTTATGGAATTTGGAATGCTCAATCATTCTGACATACCCGGTTTAGAGAACAAAAGTGCCGGTGATGGCCTAATTGTCGGAATTGCCAAAGTAGATGGCAGGCCGATTGTGGTGCAAGCAGGTGATAAAACCGTGTTTGCTGGGACAGAAGGTGGTGTTCATATGCGAAAAGCGAAAACCATCCATGAGTATGCGTTAAAACGTGGTTTACCCATGTTTTATCTCCATGAAGGCGGAGGGCTTAGAATGCCGGATGGTATGGGATCTGACGGAATCAGCGATAAACTTTTTCCAAAAGAAATGCTGACACACAGCAGACAGGTTCCTTCTATCACTAGTATTCTAGGTGATAGCTTTGGAGGCCCAACATGGATGGCCGTTTCTTCTGATTTTGTTACCCAGCTTAAAGGAACCTGCATGGCCGTTGCTGGTCCGAGAATGATTGAAATGGCTACCGGACAGCAAGTATCCACAGAAGAACTTGGTGGTTGGAAAGTACATGGTTATCAGACAGGGCAGGCGGATGCATTTGGAAATACTGAGGAAGAATGTATAACACAGATGAAAGAGTTCTTCAGCTATATGCCTTTAAACGCAACAAAGGAATCTCCATATAAGGAAACAAATGATGATCCATACCGCAAAGTGGACCGAGTGTTGGATATTTTACCAAACAAAACAAATAGAGCTTATGATATGAAGAAAATGATAAGCGAAATCGTCGATGATCGCCATTTCTTTGAGTATAAGGAGTTATATGGTCCTGCACTCCTAACTGTTTTTGCCCGAATGAACGGCAGGACAGTTGGAATTATTGCCAATCAGCCAATGAAATACGCGGGAGCATCTGGCGTACAGGAATGCGAAAAAGCAACTGACTTTATTTGTTTATGTGATTCCTTTAATATTCCACTAATTTTTTTACATGATACACCTGGATTCCGAATAAGTAATGAAGCTGAAAAACAAAAAATACCAACCAAAATCATGGTTTGGAACCAAGCGCTCGCTCATTCAACTGTCCCGAAAATATCGGTTATTATTCGAAAAAGTGTGGGTGCTGCCTATGGAAATATGTGTGGACCCACAATGGGTGCGGATTTTGTTGTTGCATGGCCAACCGCGGAGATTAATTTCACGGGACCAGAAGTGGGAATCAATGTTGTATATGGCAGGCAGTTACAAGGTATGGAAAATGCAAAAGAAGTGCGACAAGAGCTTCTCGAAAAGTGGACTTTCGATAGTTCCCCGTATAAAGCGGCAGCAAAGCACCTTATCGACGATGTTATTGATCCAAGGGATACTCGAAAGTTTCTTTGTAAAACGTTAGAGTATGCGGTCGTGAAAAATGGATCAATGAGTGAAAGAAGATTGGCAAACTGGCCGACAGGTATTTAA
- a CDS encoding 3-hydroxyacyl-CoA dehydrogenase family protein gives MDIHDVNHIAVLGAGSMGHQIAMLSALGGLSTTIYDIHEKALEKAKENLEFQMGKWIQKGKISKESLDDAFARLSYTTSLEEAVGNSDFVIEAVVEKLDVKRNLFADVDRLAPPHAILASNSSTIASSKIADVTSRPEKVCNMHFFFPALVMDCVEVVMSDTTSQETADVTLAVCDRIKRTGVLLRKETWGFVANRLLFALNKEALKLYEEGICDYKDIDIIVRKSLNHPLGPFELMDLSGIDVGFYALEEKYKESGNSEDKPPVSLEEKVNAGTLGRKTGKGWYEYEEKGVKA, from the coding sequence ATGGATATTCATGATGTAAATCATATTGCGGTATTAGGAGCAGGTTCCATGGGTCACCAAATCGCTATGTTATCCGCATTAGGCGGCTTATCGACAACCATTTACGATATTCATGAAAAGGCTTTGGAAAAGGCGAAGGAAAATCTTGAATTTCAAATGGGAAAATGGATACAAAAAGGGAAGATTAGTAAGGAATCCTTGGACGATGCATTCGCACGTTTATCTTATACTACTAGTTTAGAAGAGGCTGTAGGAAATTCAGATTTTGTAATAGAAGCTGTAGTTGAAAAGCTGGATGTTAAGCGAAATCTTTTCGCTGATGTTGATCGATTGGCTCCACCACACGCTATATTGGCATCTAATAGCTCTACCATTGCAAGTTCAAAAATTGCGGATGTCACTTCTAGACCAGAAAAAGTTTGCAATATGCATTTCTTCTTCCCTGCTTTAGTCATGGATTGTGTGGAAGTGGTGATGAGTGATACAACTTCTCAAGAAACCGCTGATGTCACATTGGCAGTTTGTGACAGAATTAAGCGGACAGGTGTATTGCTACGGAAGGAAACATGGGGATTTGTAGCCAATCGACTGCTTTTCGCCCTAAACAAAGAGGCGCTAAAGCTATATGAGGAAGGAATTTGTGATTATAAAGACATTGACATTATTGTCCGAAAGTCACTAAATCATCCCTTAGGCCCATTTGAACTAATGGATTTATCTGGCATTGATGTCGGTTTTTATGCACTTGAAGAAAAATACAAAGAATCAGGAAATAGTGAAGATAAACCGCCAGTAAGTTTAGAAGAAAAAGTGAATGCTGGGACCCTTGGAAGAAAGACTGGTAAGGGTTGGTATGAATATGAAGAAAAAGGAGTGAAGGCATAA
- a CDS encoding enoyl-CoA hydratase, whose protein sequence is MKSQLVKVDKKDHIATVTIDNPPLNVLSNQVTNELKSAFDDIANDNDIVVVILTGAGSRAFMAGADIKEFPQSFGQKGMKDRVLEQHAVFNQIDFLPKPTIAVLNGLTFGGGCELAITCDIRIAEEHAQLGLPEIKLGIFPGGGGTQRLPRIIGEAKAKELMFVGNPITAQEAEKIGLVNKVVGTGQGMSEALGLAKQISGYSLQALSRIKKAVDEGTNMEFLAGIEREAELFEEVFLTEDVKEGVSAFIEKRKPVFAHK, encoded by the coding sequence ATGAAATCTCAATTGGTGAAAGTGGATAAAAAGGATCATATTGCAACAGTAACAATTGACAATCCGCCTTTAAATGTTTTAAGCAATCAGGTAACGAATGAGTTAAAATCTGCCTTTGATGATATTGCTAATGATAACGATATTGTTGTGGTGATCTTAACTGGTGCTGGAAGCCGTGCATTCATGGCAGGTGCTGATATAAAAGAATTCCCACAATCTTTTGGACAAAAAGGGATGAAGGACCGAGTATTGGAGCAGCACGCTGTCTTTAACCAAATTGATTTTCTTCCAAAGCCAACAATTGCTGTATTAAATGGACTTACCTTCGGTGGAGGATGTGAACTTGCCATTACCTGCGATATCCGAATCGCTGAGGAACATGCTCAGCTAGGATTACCGGAAATAAAATTAGGGATCTTTCCGGGAGGCGGAGGTACCCAGCGCCTACCTAGAATCATAGGTGAAGCAAAAGCAAAGGAGCTTATGTTTGTTGGTAACCCAATTACTGCTCAAGAAGCTGAAAAAATCGGATTAGTAAATAAAGTTGTTGGAACAGGACAAGGAATGAGTGAGGCATTGGGTTTAGCTAAACAAATCAGCGGATATTCCCTTCAAGCATTATCCCGCATTAAGAAAGCGGTAGATGAAGGAACAAACATGGAATTTTTGGCTGGAATCGAAAGAGAAGCTGAATTGTTTGAAGAAGTATTTTTAACAGAGGATGTCAAAGAAGGTGTTTCCGCGTTTATTGAAAAAAGAAAACCCGTTTTTGCTCATAAATAA
- a CDS encoding acyl-CoA dehydrogenase — translation MNFSYSDKVVDLQKKVINFMEEYVYPNEKVYKEQLNQQKTRWSDIPPIMEELKQKAKAEGLWNLFLPESDYGSGLTNLEYAPLCEIMGRSVIGPEVFNCSAPDTGNMEVLVRYGTEKQKKQWLEPLLAGEIRSCFSMTEPDVASSDATNIETRIERDGDEYVINGRKWWSSGAGDPRCKIAIVMGKNDPTAPRHEQQSMILVPLNTPGVKIERIIPVFGYDDAPHGHAEIVYDNVRVPADNMLWEEGKGFAIAQGRLGPGRIHHCMRLIGLAERALEDLTKRVQSRTAFGKKIAEQGVVQEWIADSRIEIEQARLLTLKAAYMMDTVGNKEAKTEIAMIKVVAPNMALRVLDRAIQAFGGAGVSDDFTLAYHWANARTLRLADGPDEVHRRQIARLELQKYQTADLATVR, via the coding sequence ATGAATTTTTCTTATAGTGATAAAGTAGTTGATTTGCAGAAAAAAGTAATTAATTTTATGGAAGAGTATGTTTATCCAAATGAAAAGGTTTATAAGGAACAATTAAATCAACAGAAAACACGCTGGTCTGATATTCCTCCGATTATGGAAGAACTCAAACAAAAGGCGAAAGCAGAAGGATTATGGAACCTTTTTTTGCCGGAAAGTGATTATGGTTCCGGATTAACCAATCTGGAATACGCCCCCCTTTGTGAAATCATGGGCAGGTCCGTCATAGGTCCGGAAGTATTTAATTGTAGTGCGCCAGATACAGGCAACATGGAAGTCCTCGTTCGTTATGGTACAGAAAAGCAAAAAAAACAGTGGCTTGAACCCCTTCTAGCTGGTGAAATTCGTTCTTGTTTTTCGATGACAGAGCCGGATGTGGCTTCTAGTGATGCGACCAATATTGAAACAAGAATTGAAAGAGATGGCGATGAATATGTAATTAATGGAAGGAAATGGTGGTCTTCAGGAGCTGGAGACCCGCGATGCAAGATTGCCATTGTTATGGGGAAAAATGACCCAACGGCTCCTAGACATGAACAACAGTCTATGATTCTTGTTCCATTGAATACACCAGGAGTTAAGATTGAACGAATCATACCAGTGTTTGGCTACGATGATGCCCCACATGGTCACGCGGAAATTGTCTATGATAATGTCCGTGTGCCTGCTGACAATATGCTTTGGGAAGAAGGCAAAGGATTTGCTATTGCCCAAGGCCGGCTTGGACCAGGTCGTATTCATCACTGTATGAGATTAATTGGTCTAGCTGAGCGTGCCCTTGAAGACCTTACCAAACGTGTACAAAGCCGAACTGCTTTTGGTAAAAAAATTGCCGAACAAGGTGTTGTTCAAGAGTGGATTGCCGATTCCCGAATTGAAATAGAACAAGCACGTTTATTGACATTGAAAGCAGCTTATATGATGGACACAGTTGGAAATAAAGAAGCAAAGACTGAAATTGCCATGATAAAAGTGGTGGCTCCAAATATGGCTCTGCGCGTACTTGATCGCGCCATCCAAGCCTTTGGTGGAGCAGGTGTAAGTGATGATTTCACGCTGGCTTATCATTGGGCCAATGCTCGAACGTTAAGACTTGCGGACGGCCCTGATGAAGTTCATCGTCGTCAAATAGCTAGATTAGAGCTTCAAAAATATCAAACTGCTGATTTGGCCACCGTTCGTTAA